From the Cyclopterus lumpus isolate fCycLum1 chromosome 25, fCycLum1.pri, whole genome shotgun sequence genome, one window contains:
- the LOC117728330 gene encoding zinc fingers and homeoboxes protein 1-like isoform X1: MSSRRKSTTPCMVLPSDVVEEKTEKTKEEEEGQVKEGAEEGPSAEEPDQALLVVPTPPDTDEPGASAGEDGDVLAPSLKRSATTPPEYLSGDHPAQEQPCDAPEEGGADPAAMVAISLSKTPIMRMKTKSEPKRIAVSLKSTDEAVEGFGRGGEGDVEADQEPIEAPLGQMTPVEMLLHDSMKLGGGGLLVSQYPEQQRKAAALNPTVLPAGLAQVLSAFQAQQSAIAAAQSQLLIPLSSIPSYSAAMDTNPLLGSTYKKFPYPSMAEINSLAAQTQFTEEQIKVWFSAQRLKHGVSWTPEEVEEARRKQFNGTVHTVPQTITVIPAHQLSAAANGLQSILQTCQIVGQPGLVFTQVGPGGHLPVTSPITLTVAGLPSQSQSSSRVSCQPTPSNSELKRATTIQPPSLSPQENSALSADTFGLRPKKSKEQLAELKASYLKNHFATDEEISRLMNITNLTKGEIKKWFSDTRYNQRNSKNSNVIVFHDGGGRGGGSWASNASAAIIIDSSDETPASPHPPRTPPVKDKETRSKTWNPFPDFTLQKFKEKTPEQLVVLEESFEMCITPSDEELSRLRTETKLTRREIDAWFTERRKMPSVSTSSPDSSEGGKTEADGAKAGAVAASPSASSSRKGSQTPPGGRSKQLPTSSNKDVKDKSKKTPEQLHILKSAFVRTQWPTPEEYDQLAEESGLLRSYIVSWFGDSRYSWKNSNLKWFFQYQSGNVEGPNGGGGNKMGGGGGAGAGRKRRGRNRGWGRSRTRRQPRRSASSSADVDGSPPSKKFKTGREILKEYYVKHRFLNEQDLDELVTKTNMSYEQVREWFAEVQRRLDTGSDPFLEAAAAGKPDGGGAGGEALGEASAANEEQTGTGMGDEEEDEDEGEEEEEEEEDGGGGDDTDDSEVWEPSRSVRKSLSVSED; the protein is encoded by the exons ATGTCGAGCCGCCGGAAATCGACCACACCGTGCATGGTGCTGCCCTCGGATGTAGTGGAGGAGAAAACCGaaaagacaaaggaggaggaggagggacaggtGAAAGAGGGCGCAGAGGAGGGGCCGAGTGCGGAGGAGCCGGATCAGGCATTGCTGGTTGTGCCCACCCCTCCAGATACAG ATGAGCCCGGTGCCTCCGCTGGAGAGGACGGCGACGTCCTTGCCCCCTCGCTGAAGCGCAGCGCTACGACTCCTCCCGAGTATCTAAGCGGCGACCACCCGGCCCAGGAACAACCGTGCGACGCACCCGAAGAGGGGGGCGCAGACCCCGCGGCGATGGTGGCCATTTCCCTCAGCAAGACCCCCATCATGAGGATGAAGACCAAATCGGAACCCAAAAGGATCGCCGTTTCCCTGAAATCGACGGACGAGGCGGTTGAGGGTTTTGGAAGGGGCGGCGAGGGCGACGTGGAGGCAGATCAGGAGCCCATCGAGGCGCCCCTCGGGCAGATGACGCCGGTGGAGATGCTGCTGCACGACTCCATGAAGCTCGGGGGAGGCGGCTTGCTGGTCAGCCAGTACCCCGAGCAGCAGAGGAAAGCGGCCGCTTTAAACCCCACAGTTTTGCCCGCTGGCCTGGCGCAG GTGCTCTCTGCTTTCCAGGCCCAGCAGAGTGCAATAGCAGCAGCCCAGTCCCAGCTGCTGATTCCCCTCAGCAGCATACCATCCTACAGCGCAGCGATGGACACCAACCCCCTGCTGGGCAGCACATACAAGAAGTTTCCGTACCCCTCCATGGCCGAGATCAACAGCCTGGCAGCGCAGACGCAGTTCACAGAGGAGCAGATCAAG GTGTGGTTCTCAGCCCAGCGGCTAAAGCACGGCGTGAGCTGGACTCCTGAAGAAGTTGAGGAGGCCAGGAGGAAACAGTTTAATGGCACGGTGCACACGGTGCCCCAGACCATCACTGTCATACCTGCCCACCAGCTCTCGGCAGCAGCCAACGGCCTGCAGTCCATTCTTCAGACCTGCCAGATAGTGGGCCAGCCCGGCCTGGTGTTCACACAG GTCGGCCCAGGTGGGCACCTTCCAGTGACCAGTCCCATCACTCTGACCGTGGCAGGGCTGCCCAGTCAGTCCCAGAGCTCCAGCAGAGTTTCCTGCCAGCCCACCCCAAGCAACAGTGAGCTGAAACGGGCTACCACAATCCAGCCCCCCTCTCTATCTCCACAG GAGAACTCGGCCCTCAGCGCTGACACATTTGGTTTGCGGCCCAAAAAGTCCAAAGAGCAGCTGGCAGAGCTGAAAGCCAGCTACCTGAAAAACCACTTTGCCACGGATGAAGAAATTTCCCGGCTGATGAATATCACCAACCTCACAAAGGGGGAGATCAAGAAATGGttcagtgacacccggtacaaCCAGCGCAACTCCAAGAACAGCAATGTCATTGTTTTCCATGACGGAGGGGGCAGAGGAGGCGGCAGCTGGGCTAGCAATGCCAGCGCCGCCATTATTATTGACTCGAGCGATGAGACCCCCGCATCTCCCCATCCTCCACGCACTCCTCCTGTGAAGGACAAGGAGACGCGGTCCAAAACTTGGAACCCGTTCCCAGATTTCACTCTGCAGAAGTTCAAGGAGAAGACCCCGGAGCagctggtggtgctggaggaaagTTTCGAGATGTGCATCACCCCGTCGGATGAAGAACTGAGCCGCCTGAGAACGGAGACGAAACTGACACGGAGGGAGATCGATGCCTGGTTCACCGAGAGACGAAAAATGCCGTCCGTCAGTACTTCCTCCCCGGATTCTTCGGAGGGGGGAAAGACGGAGGCAGACGGAGCAAAAGCAGGAGCCGTTGCTGCTTCTCCTTCCGCCTCTTCTTCCCGTAAAGGTAGTCAGACACCTCCCGGCGGTCGCAGTAAGCAGCTGCCGACCAGCAGCAACAAAGACGTGAAAGACAAAAGTAAAAAGACTCCAGAGCAGCTCCACATTCTGAAAAGTGCCTTTGTGCGGACGCAGTGGCCCACGCCGGAGGAGTACGACCAGCTGGCAGAAGAGAGCGGCCTCCTTCGGTCCTACATAGTGAGCTGGTTCGGGGACTCTCGGTACTCGTGGAAGAACAGTAACCTGAAGTGGTTCTTCCAGTACCAAAGTGGCAACGTCGAAGGGCCAAATGGCGGAGGAGGCAATAAAATGGGCGGAGGCGGAGGCGCCGGCGCCGGTCGAAAAAGACGCGGCCGAAATCGCGGGTGGGGACGGTCCCGAACCAGGAGGCAGCCGAGAAGGTCGGCCTCCTCCAGtgcagatgtcgatggatctcCCCCGTCGAAGAAGTTCAAGACCGGGAGGGAGATTCTGAAGGAGTACTACGTGAAGCACCGCTTTCTCAATGAGCAAGACCTGGATGAGCTCGTCACCAAGACCAACATGAGCTACGAGCAG GTGAGGGAGTGGTTTGCCGAGGTCCAGCGACGCTTGGACACGGGGTCCGATCCCTTCCTGGAGGCGGCCGCCGCAGGAAAGCCGGACGGGGGCGGAGCCGGAGGGGAGGCGCTGGGAGAGGCGTCCGCGGCCAACGAGGAGCAGACCGGCACGGGAatgggagacgaggaggaggacgaggatgaaggggaggaggaggaggaggaggaggaggacggtggTGGCGGCGACGACACGGACGACAGCGAGGTTTGGGAGCCGTCACGTAGCGTCAGGAAGTCCTTGTCGGTGTCTGAAGACTAA
- the LOC117728330 gene encoding zinc fingers and homeoboxes protein 1-like isoform X2: MSSRRKSTTPCMVLPSDVVEEKTEKTKEEEEGQVKEGAEEGPSAEEPDQALLVVPTPPDTDEPGASAGEDGDVLAPSLKRSATTPPEYLSGDHPAQEQPCDAPEEGGADPAAMVAISLSKTPIMRMKTKSEPKRIAVSLKSTDEAVEGFGRGGEGDVEADQEPIEAPLGQMTPVEMLLHDSMKLGGGGLLVSQYPEQQRKAAALNPTVLPAGLAQAQQSAIAAAQSQLLIPLSSIPSYSAAMDTNPLLGSTYKKFPYPSMAEINSLAAQTQFTEEQIKVWFSAQRLKHGVSWTPEEVEEARRKQFNGTVHTVPQTITVIPAHQLSAAANGLQSILQTCQIVGQPGLVFTQVGPGGHLPVTSPITLTVAGLPSQSQSSSRVSCQPTPSNSELKRATTIQPPSLSPQENSALSADTFGLRPKKSKEQLAELKASYLKNHFATDEEISRLMNITNLTKGEIKKWFSDTRYNQRNSKNSNVIVFHDGGGRGGGSWASNASAAIIIDSSDETPASPHPPRTPPVKDKETRSKTWNPFPDFTLQKFKEKTPEQLVVLEESFEMCITPSDEELSRLRTETKLTRREIDAWFTERRKMPSVSTSSPDSSEGGKTEADGAKAGAVAASPSASSSRKGSQTPPGGRSKQLPTSSNKDVKDKSKKTPEQLHILKSAFVRTQWPTPEEYDQLAEESGLLRSYIVSWFGDSRYSWKNSNLKWFFQYQSGNVEGPNGGGGNKMGGGGGAGAGRKRRGRNRGWGRSRTRRQPRRSASSSADVDGSPPSKKFKTGREILKEYYVKHRFLNEQDLDELVTKTNMSYEQVREWFAEVQRRLDTGSDPFLEAAAAGKPDGGGAGGEALGEASAANEEQTGTGMGDEEEDEDEGEEEEEEEEDGGGGDDTDDSEVWEPSRSVRKSLSVSED; this comes from the exons ATGTCGAGCCGCCGGAAATCGACCACACCGTGCATGGTGCTGCCCTCGGATGTAGTGGAGGAGAAAACCGaaaagacaaaggaggaggaggagggacaggtGAAAGAGGGCGCAGAGGAGGGGCCGAGTGCGGAGGAGCCGGATCAGGCATTGCTGGTTGTGCCCACCCCTCCAGATACAG ATGAGCCCGGTGCCTCCGCTGGAGAGGACGGCGACGTCCTTGCCCCCTCGCTGAAGCGCAGCGCTACGACTCCTCCCGAGTATCTAAGCGGCGACCACCCGGCCCAGGAACAACCGTGCGACGCACCCGAAGAGGGGGGCGCAGACCCCGCGGCGATGGTGGCCATTTCCCTCAGCAAGACCCCCATCATGAGGATGAAGACCAAATCGGAACCCAAAAGGATCGCCGTTTCCCTGAAATCGACGGACGAGGCGGTTGAGGGTTTTGGAAGGGGCGGCGAGGGCGACGTGGAGGCAGATCAGGAGCCCATCGAGGCGCCCCTCGGGCAGATGACGCCGGTGGAGATGCTGCTGCACGACTCCATGAAGCTCGGGGGAGGCGGCTTGCTGGTCAGCCAGTACCCCGAGCAGCAGAGGAAAGCGGCCGCTTTAAACCCCACAGTTTTGCCCGCTGGCCTGGCGCAG GCCCAGCAGAGTGCAATAGCAGCAGCCCAGTCCCAGCTGCTGATTCCCCTCAGCAGCATACCATCCTACAGCGCAGCGATGGACACCAACCCCCTGCTGGGCAGCACATACAAGAAGTTTCCGTACCCCTCCATGGCCGAGATCAACAGCCTGGCAGCGCAGACGCAGTTCACAGAGGAGCAGATCAAG GTGTGGTTCTCAGCCCAGCGGCTAAAGCACGGCGTGAGCTGGACTCCTGAAGAAGTTGAGGAGGCCAGGAGGAAACAGTTTAATGGCACGGTGCACACGGTGCCCCAGACCATCACTGTCATACCTGCCCACCAGCTCTCGGCAGCAGCCAACGGCCTGCAGTCCATTCTTCAGACCTGCCAGATAGTGGGCCAGCCCGGCCTGGTGTTCACACAG GTCGGCCCAGGTGGGCACCTTCCAGTGACCAGTCCCATCACTCTGACCGTGGCAGGGCTGCCCAGTCAGTCCCAGAGCTCCAGCAGAGTTTCCTGCCAGCCCACCCCAAGCAACAGTGAGCTGAAACGGGCTACCACAATCCAGCCCCCCTCTCTATCTCCACAG GAGAACTCGGCCCTCAGCGCTGACACATTTGGTTTGCGGCCCAAAAAGTCCAAAGAGCAGCTGGCAGAGCTGAAAGCCAGCTACCTGAAAAACCACTTTGCCACGGATGAAGAAATTTCCCGGCTGATGAATATCACCAACCTCACAAAGGGGGAGATCAAGAAATGGttcagtgacacccggtacaaCCAGCGCAACTCCAAGAACAGCAATGTCATTGTTTTCCATGACGGAGGGGGCAGAGGAGGCGGCAGCTGGGCTAGCAATGCCAGCGCCGCCATTATTATTGACTCGAGCGATGAGACCCCCGCATCTCCCCATCCTCCACGCACTCCTCCTGTGAAGGACAAGGAGACGCGGTCCAAAACTTGGAACCCGTTCCCAGATTTCACTCTGCAGAAGTTCAAGGAGAAGACCCCGGAGCagctggtggtgctggaggaaagTTTCGAGATGTGCATCACCCCGTCGGATGAAGAACTGAGCCGCCTGAGAACGGAGACGAAACTGACACGGAGGGAGATCGATGCCTGGTTCACCGAGAGACGAAAAATGCCGTCCGTCAGTACTTCCTCCCCGGATTCTTCGGAGGGGGGAAAGACGGAGGCAGACGGAGCAAAAGCAGGAGCCGTTGCTGCTTCTCCTTCCGCCTCTTCTTCCCGTAAAGGTAGTCAGACACCTCCCGGCGGTCGCAGTAAGCAGCTGCCGACCAGCAGCAACAAAGACGTGAAAGACAAAAGTAAAAAGACTCCAGAGCAGCTCCACATTCTGAAAAGTGCCTTTGTGCGGACGCAGTGGCCCACGCCGGAGGAGTACGACCAGCTGGCAGAAGAGAGCGGCCTCCTTCGGTCCTACATAGTGAGCTGGTTCGGGGACTCTCGGTACTCGTGGAAGAACAGTAACCTGAAGTGGTTCTTCCAGTACCAAAGTGGCAACGTCGAAGGGCCAAATGGCGGAGGAGGCAATAAAATGGGCGGAGGCGGAGGCGCCGGCGCCGGTCGAAAAAGACGCGGCCGAAATCGCGGGTGGGGACGGTCCCGAACCAGGAGGCAGCCGAGAAGGTCGGCCTCCTCCAGtgcagatgtcgatggatctcCCCCGTCGAAGAAGTTCAAGACCGGGAGGGAGATTCTGAAGGAGTACTACGTGAAGCACCGCTTTCTCAATGAGCAAGACCTGGATGAGCTCGTCACCAAGACCAACATGAGCTACGAGCAG GTGAGGGAGTGGTTTGCCGAGGTCCAGCGACGCTTGGACACGGGGTCCGATCCCTTCCTGGAGGCGGCCGCCGCAGGAAAGCCGGACGGGGGCGGAGCCGGAGGGGAGGCGCTGGGAGAGGCGTCCGCGGCCAACGAGGAGCAGACCGGCACGGGAatgggagacgaggaggaggacgaggatgaaggggaggaggaggaggaggaggaggaggacggtggTGGCGGCGACGACACGGACGACAGCGAGGTTTGGGAGCCGTCACGTAGCGTCAGGAAGTCCTTGTCGGTGTCTGAAGACTAA